In Candidatus Poribacteria bacterium, the DNA window GGCGTGAGTAACTCCCGGAGCTGCAAACGGGCATTGCGGAGATGGCTTTTGACCGTGCCTTCGGAACGTCCGATTTCTGCGGCGATGGCTTTGATGGGCAGTTCGTGGTAATAGTAGAGCAGAAAGACGCGTCGGCGGGTGGCGGTGAGTGCCGTTAGGGCTTTCTGAAGGTGTTCTCGGAGTTCTGCGCGTTCCACGGCACGACTCGGACACGGGTCGGTCTCGGTGATGCGGTTTTCGTCAACGAGATGCAGCGGTTCAGTGTTATACTTTTGTCTACGGAAATGGTCGATGCAGACGTTCTCAGCAATGCGATACAGCCAAGAATAGAAAGCGGAGCCGCCCCGGAAACTGCTGATGGCACGAAATGCACGAAGCCACGTCTCTTGCGTCAAGTCTTCGGCGATTTCGGGGTCTGTGACGCGACGGCGGATATGACGATAGAGGCGGTCTTGATACTTGCCAACGAGCGGGGTAAAGGCTTCGGGATCGCCGGCGTGTGAGCGTCGGATGATGTCGGTTTCGTCGAGAGTTAACAACGTTTCGGTGTTCCTTTCATTTCAACAAGGGTGT includes these proteins:
- a CDS encoding sigma-70 family RNA polymerase sigma factor gives rise to the protein MLTLDETDIIRRSHAGDPEAFTPLVGKYQDRLYRHIRRRVTDPEIAEDLTQETWLRAFRAISSFRGGSAFYSWLYRIAENVCIDHFRRQKYNTEPLHLVDENRITETDPCPSRAVERAELREHLQKALTALTATRRRVFLLYYYHELPIKAIAAEIGRSEGTVKSHLRNARLQLRELLTPYVENRHVPWLA